The Budorcas taxicolor isolate Tak-1 chromosome 2, Takin1.1, whole genome shotgun sequence genome window below encodes:
- the PAQR4 gene encoding progestin and adipoQ receptor family member 4, with product MAFLAGPRLLDWASSPPHLQFNKFVLTGYRPASSGSGCLRSLFYMHNELGNIYTHGLALLGFLVLLPMTMPWGQLGEDGWLWGTHCVACLAPPAGSVLYHLFMCHRGGSPVYTRLLALDMCGVCLINTLGALPIIHCTLACRPWLRPAALLGYTLLSGVAGWRALTAPSTSARLRAFGWQAGARLLVFGARGAGLGSGAPGSLRCYLRMDALALLGGLVNVARLPERWGPGRFDYWGNSHQIMHLLSVGSILQLHAGVVPDLLWAARHTCLPD from the exons ATGGCGTTCCTGGCCGGGCCGCGCCTGCTTGACTGGGCCAGCTCGCCGCCTCACCTGCAGTTTAACAAGTTCGTGCTCACTGGCTACCGGCCAGCCAGCAGCGGCTCGGGCTGCCTTCGTAGCCTCTTCTACATGCACAACGAGCTGGGCAACATCTACACGCACG GACTGGCcctgctgggcttcctggtgcTGCTGCCCATGACCATGCCCTGGGGTCAGCTGGGCGAGGATGGCTGGCTGTGGGGCACACATTGTGTGGCCTGCCTGGCACCCCCTGCAGGCTCTGTGCTCTATCACCTCTTCATGTGCCACAGAGGGGGCAGCCCTGTGTACACCCGGCTCCTTGCCCTGGATATGTGTGGGGTCTGCCTCATCAACACTCTCG GGGCCCTGCCCATCATCCACTGCACCCTGGCCTGCCGGCCCTGGCTGCGCCCCGCTGCCCTGCTGGGCTACACCCTGCTGTCGGGTGTGGCTGGCTGGCGGGCCCTCACCGCCCCCTCCACCAGTGCCCGGCTCCGCGCCTTTGGCTGGCAGGCCGGCGCTCGCCTCCTGGTGTTTGGGGCCCGGGGAGCGGGGCTGGGCTCCGGGGCTCCAGGCTCCCTGCGATGCTACTTGCGCATGGACGCGCTGGCACTGCTTGGGGGGCTGGTGAACGTGGCCCGCCTGCCGGAGCGCTGGGGACCCGGCCGCTTCGACTACTGGGGTAACTCGCACCAGATCATGCACCTGCTCAGCGTGGGCTCTATCCTCCAGCTGCATGCTGGCGTCGTGCCCGACCTGCTCTGGGCTGCCCGGCATACCTGCCTCCCGGACTGA
- the PKMYT1 gene encoding membrane-associated tyrosine- and threonine-specific cdc2-inhibitory kinase produces MLMPAEGTPPPLGGTPVPVPAYFRHAEPGFSLKRPRGLSRSLPPRPPAKGSIPVSRLFPPRTPGWHQPHARRVSFQDQASEPLQSPGYDPSRPESFFQQSFYRLGRLGHGSYGEVFKVRSKEDGRLYAVKRSMSPFRGPKDRTRKLAEVGGHEKVGQHPCCVRLEQAWEEGGILYLQTELCGPSLQQHCEAWGASLPETQVWGYLRDTLLALAHLHSQGLVHLDVKPANIFLGPRGRCKLGDFGLLVELGASGASEAQEGDPRYMAPELLQGSYGTAADVFSLGLTILEVACNMELPRGGEGWQRLRQGYLPPEFTAGLSSELRSVLVTMLEPDPKLRATAEALLALPVLRQPRPWSVLWFMAAEALSRGWALWQALLSLLCWLWHGLAHPASWLQPPGPPATPPGSPPCSLLLDRSLSNTWDDDSIGPSLSPEAVLDRAAGSTSTPCSGSPAPRSRHTPRDALDLSDIDSEPPRGTFPAFEPRNLLSLFEDSLGPS; encoded by the exons ATGCTCATGCCCGCTGAGGGCACCCCGCCACCCCTGGGTGGCACCCCTGTTCCAGTCCCAGCCTACTTCCGCCATGCAGAACCTGGCTTCTCCCTCAAGAGGCCCAGGGGGCTCAGCCGGAGCCTCCCACCCCGGCCCCCTGCCAAGGGCAGCATCCCCGTCAGCCGCCTCTTCCCTCCTCGGACCCCAGGCTGGCATCAGCCCCACGCCCGGCGGGTGTCGTTCCAGGACCAGGCCTCTGAGCCCCTGCAGAGCCCCGGATATGACCCAAGCCGACCGGAGTCCTTCTTCCAGCAGAGTTTCTACAGGCTTGGCCGCCTGGGCCATGGCTCTTATGGGGAGGTCTTCAAG GTGCGCTCCAAGGAAGACGGCCGGCTTTACGCAGTGAAGCGCTCCATGTCGCCTTTCCGGGGCCCCAAGGACCGGACCCGCAAGCTGGCTGAGGTGGGCGGCCACGAGAAGGTGGGGCAGCACCCGTGCTGCGTGCGGCTGGAGCAAGCCTGGGAGGAGGGTGGCATCCTGTACCTACAGACAGAGCTGTGTGGGCCCAGCCTGCAGCAGCACTGCGAGGCCTGGGGCGCCAGCCTGCCCGAAACCCAGGTGTGGGGCTACCTGCGGGATACCCTGCTGGCCCTGGCCCACCTGCACAGCCAGGGCCTGGTACACCTGGACGTCAAGCCCGCCAACATCTTCCTGGGGCCCCGGGGCCGCTGCAAGCTGGGCGACTTCGGGCTGCTGGTCGAGCTGGGCGCGTCGGGAGCTAGTGAGGCCCAGGAGGGAGACCCCCGTTACATGGCCCCCGAGCTGCTCCAGGGCTCTTACGGGACTGCAGCAGATGTGTTCAG CCTGGGCCTCACCATCCTGGAGGTGGCATGCAACATGGAGCTGCCCCGCGGTGGGGAGGGCTGGCAGCGGCTGCGTCAGGGCTACTTGCCCCCTGAGTTCACGGCTG GGCTGTCCTCTGAGCTGCGTTCTGTCCTCGTCACAATGCTGGAGCCTGACCCCAAGCTGCGGGCCACTGCCGAGGCCCTGCTGGCCCTGCCGGTGCTCAGGCAGCCACGGCCCTGGAGCGTCCTGTGGTTCATGGCTGCCGAGGCCCTCAGTCGAGGCTGGGCCCTGTGGCAG GCCCTGCTCTCCCTGCTCTGCTGGCTCTGGCACGGGCTGGCGCACCCCGCCAGCTGGCTGCAGCCCCCGGGTCCACCGGCCACCCCACCCGGGTCGCCGCCCTGTAGCCTTCTCCTGGACCGCAGCCTCTCCAACACCTGGGACGACGACAGCATAGG GCCCTCGCTGTCACCAGAGGCCGTCCTGGACAGGGCTGCTGGCAGCACCTCCACCCCCTGCAGTGGCTCCCCTGCCCCCCGGAGCAGGCACACGCCGAG ggaTGCTCTGGACCTCAGTGACATTGACTCAGAGCCCCCTCGGGGCACGTTCCCTGCCTTTGAACCTCGGAACCTCCTCAGCCTGTTTGAGGACTCCCTGGGCCCGAGCTAA
- the KREMEN2 gene encoding kremen protein 2 produces the protein MGTRAPKALLLLLLLRLLPPRGASAGSLQSPGLSECFQVNGADYRGHQNRTGPRGAGRPCLYWDQTQQHSYSSASDPQGRWGLGAHNFCRNPDGDVQPWCYVAETEEGIYWRYCDIPTCHMPGYLGCFVDSGAPPALSGPSGTSTKLTVQVCLRFCRMKGYQLAGVEAGYACFCGSESDLARGRPAPATDCDQICFGHPGQLCGGDGRLGIYEVSVGSCQGNWTAPQGVIYSPDFPDEYGPDRNCSWVLAPPGAALELAFRLFELADPRDRLELRDATSGSLLRAFDGARPPPPGPLRLRAAALRLTFRSDARGHAQGFALTFQGLQDADADPAPLEVSTQTPASPLDGANVSCSPGPGAPEASMGAQVFSTVTAVSVLLLLVLSLLRLLRGRGCLLAPGKGSPTLGPSRDPTRSWAVWYRRPRGVALPCPPGDPQVEGLTASYRPLSASSQSSLRSLISAL, from the exons ATGGGGACCCGGGCCCCCAaggccctgctcctcctcctcttgctcCGGCTGTTGCCGCCACGCGGAGCCTCGGCGGGGAGCCTGCAGAGCCCAG GCCTGTCCGAGTGCTTCCAGGTGAACGGCGCCGACTACCGCGGCCACCAGAACCGCACAGGCCCCCGCGGGGCCGGCCGCCCGTGCCTCTACTGGGACCAGACGCAGCAGCACAGTTACAGCAGCGCCAGCGACCCTCAGGGCCGCTGGGGGCTGGGCGCGCACAACTTCTGCCG TAACCCAGATGGTGACGTGCAACCATGGTGCTACGTGGCCGAGACAGAGGAGGGCATTTACTGGCGATACTGCGATATCCCCACGTGTCACA TGCCTGGGTACCTGGGCTGCTTTGTGGACTCCGGGGCACCTCCGGCCCTCAGCGGCCCCAGTGGCACCTCGACAAAGCTCACCGTCCAGGTGTGCCTTCGCTTCTGCCGCATGAAGGGCTACCAG TTGGCAGGTGTGGAGGCCGGCTACGCCTGTTTCTGTGGCTCTGAAAGCGACCTGGCCCGAGGACGCCCGGCTCCAGCCACTGACTGTGACCAGATCTGCTTCGGCCACCCGGGCCAGCTGTGTGGTGGCGATGGGCGCCTGGGTATCTATGAAG TGTCCGTGGGCTCCTGCCAGGGGAACTGGACCGCACCCCAGGGTGTCATCTACTCCCCGGACTTCCCGGACGAGTATGGGCCGGATCGTAACTGTAGCTGGGTGCTGGCCCCTCCGGGCGCCGCGCTGGAGCTCGCCTTCCGCCTCTTCGAGCTGGCCGACCCGCGTGACCGGCTGGAGCTGCGCGACGCCACCTCGGGCAGCCTGCTCCGCGCCTTCGACGGCGctcggccgccgccgccgggccCGCTGCGCCTGCGCGCCGCCGCGCTGCGGCTCACTTTCCGCAGCGATGCGCGCGGCCACGCGCAGGGCTTCGCGCTCACCTTCCAGG GGCTGCAGGACGCCGACGCCGACCCGGCGCCCCTCGAGGTCTCGACTCAGACCCCAGCATCGCCCCTCGACGGGGCCAACGTGAGCTGCAGCCCCGGGCCTGGCGCTCCAGAGGCCTCGATGGGGG CCCAGGTCTTCTCGACGGTGACGGCCGTCTCGGTGCTGCTACTGCTGGTGCTGTCGCTGCTGCGCCTGCTGCGCGGACG GGGCTGCCTGCTGGCTCCGGGTAAAGGGTCCCCAACGTTGGGGCCTTCCCGGGACCCCACAAGAAGCTGGGCCGTTTGGTACCGCCGGCCTCGAGGGGTGGCCCTGCCCTGTCCTCCCGGGGACCCCCAGGTTGAGGGTTTAACCGCGAGTTACCGGCCCTTGAGCGCCTCCAGCCAGAGTTCCCTGCGTTCACTCATCTCTGCTCTCTGA